From a region of the Leptospira montravelensis genome:
- a CDS encoding response regulator, with product MAIENDPNSSQDLENIFLGLRQRVVITKFSQTVQEYVKSSNPDIILMGLSFKDKKELEFVLELRRDVITHNIPILAMIPKEDSNFIANHKALGFTDYMVKPLIKQPLLDRIHSHIEEYKFSESSKTRDNMSFVVVDRGHGRVLFQCRANLKRYVFPEFKKIFTPNFLKSIQAERICFDVRVVPELGKEEVEVFERVMKLFLNHEKVVFIAGRHMGAFIEHAADDEKMLVFMAPNEFDEYVKMEDQKKEEIRKKEKKEKFIKETGKEPAQSPTLLSQVKIEIPTDPQDEAENQNLSTEITDNPPNSDTTDSSPQT from the coding sequence TTGGAAAACATCTTCCTTGGTTTACGCCAAAGAGTTGTGATCACAAAATTTTCTCAAACAGTACAAGAATATGTAAAATCCTCTAATCCAGATATCATATTAATGGGTTTGTCTTTTAAGGATAAAAAAGAGTTAGAGTTTGTATTGGAACTTCGCCGCGATGTAATCACACATAACATTCCTATTTTGGCTATGATTCCTAAGGAAGATTCTAACTTCATAGCAAATCACAAAGCTCTTGGATTTACAGATTATATGGTTAAACCATTAATCAAACAACCTCTTTTAGATCGTATTCACTCACATATTGAAGAGTATAAGTTTAGCGAGTCTTCTAAAACAAGAGACAATATGTCATTTGTCGTTGTTGATAGAGGACACGGACGTGTTTTATTTCAGTGTCGTGCCAATCTCAAAAGATACGTATTTCCAGAATTCAAAAAAATATTCACACCTAATTTTTTAAAATCAATCCAAGCGGAACGTATTTGTTTTGATGTTCGTGTTGTTCCTGAATTAGGCAAAGAGGAAGTAGAAGTATTCGAACGTGTGATGAAACTTTTTTTAAATCATGAAAAAGTAGTGTTTATCGCAGGCCGTCACATGGGAGCTTTTATTGAACATGCTGCTGATGATGAAAAAATGTTAGTATTTATGGCTCCCAACGAATTCGATGAATACGTAAAAATGGAAGATCAAAAAAAAGAAGAGATACGTAAAAAAGAAAAAAAAGAAAAGTTTATTAAGGAAACTGGTAAAGAACCCGCACAAAGTCCTACTTTGTTAAGCCAAGTCAAAATTGAAATTCCGACAGATCCTCAAGATGAAGCTGAAAATCAAAACCTTTCTACAGAAATTACTGATAATCCACCTAACTCTGATACTACGGATTCTTCCCCTCAAACTTAA
- a CDS encoding enoyl-CoA hydratase/isomerase family protein produces the protein MNYKREVIDIPNGKGEIIRFQMNDQNSLTGQNMKELGEILNEIKADPSKRGVILTTDNPKFFCNGLDADNLLSTSRDKLLDEVGGIVILFGELVKFDKPLITEVTGHAMGGGAVITVASDFKYMLDGKGRIGFTEVNVGLPLPGSFIDRIRMCVDPRYWSEVCLEGTTYKGAEAKKIGLIDEVAPTPEEVRKLALKKLETLSKVPSAAYRATKNTLNGALIAHLEQYKKDTIKSFEQPGVVDNLLEAMTALKEKRRPVFK, from the coding sequence ATGAATTACAAACGCGAAGTCATCGATATTCCCAACGGCAAAGGCGAAATCATTCGCTTTCAAATGAACGACCAAAATTCTCTCACTGGTCAAAACATGAAAGAACTTGGTGAGATTTTAAATGAAATCAAAGCCGATCCTTCCAAACGAGGTGTGATCTTAACTACAGATAATCCTAAATTTTTTTGTAATGGCCTCGATGCGGATAACTTACTTTCCACCAGTAGAGACAAACTCCTTGATGAGGTTGGTGGAATTGTCATTCTTTTTGGTGAACTTGTAAAATTCGATAAACCACTTATAACGGAAGTGACTGGTCATGCAATGGGTGGAGGTGCCGTGATCACTGTGGCTTCTGATTTTAAGTATATGTTGGATGGAAAAGGAAGAATTGGATTTACAGAAGTTAATGTTGGTCTTCCGCTTCCTGGAAGTTTTATCGATCGCATTCGTATGTGTGTAGATCCAAGATATTGGTCAGAGGTATGTTTAGAAGGAACCACTTACAAAGGAGCAGAAGCCAAAAAAATTGGTCTTATCGATGAAGTGGCACCAACTCCCGAAGAGGTTCGTAAACTCGCTTTAAAGAAATTAGAAACACTTTCAAAAGTTCCTTCCGCGGCCTATCGGGCCACAAAAAATACATTGAATGGTGCTCTCATTGCGCACCTTGAGCAGTATAAAAAGGACACTATCAAATCCTTTGAACAACCAGGTGTTGTTGATAATTTACTCGAAGCAATGACTGCTCTCAAAGAAAAACGTAGACCTGTTTTTAAATAA
- a CDS encoding M23 family metallopeptidase → MLRSFVFVLILFFFPLSAISVSDFPPGFVLKNPYVWPVKGYDSITGTFGEFRTGHFHMGQDFSTGGRIGIPIVAVAKGKVTRVQRRWTSIGYALFLQHDDGMTSRYGHLHKFSQKIIKQILKSKQAKRYKDRTDFDIALPEAVEVEAGETIAFSGDTGVGPPHLHFELFKDNVYYNPVHYGLGYNVAEQIVFNALRITPQTPRTFINGRNETVEIPFYETGGNRFELSESPTLFIQGKVGIQIAIHQKSNSNRLGIFTLDMLIGENVLQGFQLSKILKEHTRKNVLLYDSSVSKPNGNPFSYYLHTRDGNDLLGMRSNGREQGLLDSEQMRIGEPKEITIRATGMGGQMSFASFYILKDQGDYSHIVTKEWKYNVYYDRYTTFKSKDTKVELFFPVNAVYSKAFFDIEAQEQIQIKTQGLNQLSSVYKIGPDFKDFNLGYDLYVKVPKSKDINSADLYEVLADGNVKKINGSSFSSWGQFFKVRLRKTGMFVVLSDQTPPNIYLHELMNKTVYPREDFALYLKAVDVGSGIMPDGFDITVDGIPGKAEFFPKDGRLEIFEPEILYEPGKHTVLASVRDFAGNWSSTVRYDYEIQTPPVPEEKKKQPSDNQNTDTIKDKKNTKETKNKSSSPKVQKAVKPISIAPKAKDKKSTSR, encoded by the coding sequence ATGTTGCGTTCTTTCGTATTTGTACTTATCCTATTTTTCTTTCCGCTATCTGCAATATCTGTCTCTGATTTTCCACCAGGTTTTGTTTTAAAAAATCCCTACGTCTGGCCCGTCAAAGGATATGACTCCATCACTGGCACTTTCGGTGAATTTAGAACAGGTCATTTTCATATGGGCCAAGATTTTTCTACTGGAGGCAGGATTGGTATTCCTATCGTTGCTGTAGCAAAAGGAAAAGTCACGCGCGTACAAAGAAGATGGACTAGCATTGGTTATGCGTTATTTCTCCAACATGATGATGGAATGACTTCTCGTTACGGTCATTTACACAAATTTTCTCAAAAAATTATCAAACAAATTTTAAAATCAAAACAGGCAAAACGATACAAAGACAGAACTGATTTTGATATTGCTCTTCCTGAAGCAGTTGAAGTTGAAGCGGGGGAGACTATTGCATTTTCAGGCGACACGGGAGTCGGGCCACCTCACCTTCACTTTGAACTATTTAAAGACAACGTATATTATAATCCCGTGCATTATGGTTTAGGATACAATGTTGCGGAACAAATTGTATTCAATGCGCTACGAATCACTCCGCAAACGCCACGTACTTTTATCAATGGACGAAATGAAACGGTTGAAATTCCTTTTTATGAAACCGGCGGAAACCGGTTTGAATTATCTGAGTCACCCACTCTTTTTATCCAAGGTAAAGTGGGAATTCAAATTGCAATTCATCAAAAATCAAATAGTAATCGTCTCGGAATATTCACCTTAGACATGTTAATTGGCGAAAATGTCTTACAAGGTTTCCAACTATCAAAAATCCTAAAAGAACATACTAGAAAAAATGTTTTGTTATATGACAGTTCAGTTAGTAAACCCAATGGAAACCCATTTTCCTATTATTTGCACACGCGCGATGGAAATGATCTTTTAGGTATGAGAAGTAATGGAAGAGAACAGGGACTTCTTGATAGCGAACAGATGCGAATTGGTGAACCAAAAGAGATTACAATCCGTGCAACAGGTATGGGTGGCCAGATGTCCTTTGCATCGTTTTATATTTTAAAAGACCAAGGTGATTATAGTCATATTGTCACTAAGGAATGGAAATACAATGTATACTATGATCGATATACAACCTTTAAATCCAAAGATACAAAAGTGGAATTGTTTTTTCCTGTGAATGCTGTTTATTCTAAAGCTTTTTTTGATATCGAGGCCCAAGAACAAATTCAAATTAAAACACAAGGTTTGAATCAACTTTCTAGTGTTTATAAAATCGGACCTGATTTTAAGGACTTTAATTTAGGTTATGACCTTTATGTCAAAGTTCCTAAATCCAAAGATATTAATTCAGCGGACTTATATGAAGTGTTGGCTGATGGAAATGTTAAAAAAATCAATGGATCTTCTTTTAGTTCTTGGGGTCAGTTTTTTAAAGTAAGGTTACGCAAAACGGGAATGTTTGTGGTCCTTTCGGACCAAACTCCACCCAATATTTACTTACACGAGTTAATGAATAAAACTGTTTATCCAAGGGAAGACTTCGCTTTGTATCTAAAAGCTGTGGATGTTGGATCAGGAATTATGCCAGACGGCTTTGATATCACTGTGGATGGAATTCCCGGCAAAGCTGAATTTTTCCCTAAAGATGGGCGGTTAGAAATCTTTGAACCAGAGATTTTATATGAACCAGGAAAACATACGGTGCTTGCGAGTGTCAGAGACTTTGCAGGAAATTGGAGTTCTACCGTTAGGTATGATTATGAAATCCAAACACCACCAGTCCCGGAAGAAAAGAAAAAACAACCTTCGGACAATCAAAACACAGATACGATAAAAGATAAAAAGAATACAAAAGAAACAAAAAACAAATCTTCTTCGCCTAAGGTGCAAAAGGCGGTAAAACCAATTTCAATCGCACCTAAGGCAAAGGATAAAAAATCTACATCCCGATAG
- a CDS encoding glucose 1-dehydrogenase, translating into MSKEFEGKVALVTGAASPIGLGRAIANRIASHGASLVLVDLNQEKIEEAAREVEAKFGVKAIGVACNVTKPEDCDAAISKTKEAFGKLDFLVNNAGVLKDNLLIRMSEQEYDFVMDVNCKGVFLMTKSASKLILKSDSGRIVNISSVSGLTGQPGQANYSTSKAGVIALTKVSAREFSGRNVLVNAVCPGYVQTEMTGTLSKEVQDKLTDPSVIPLKRPGKQEEIASAVKFFLSNDASYITGTYLRVDGGAAIGM; encoded by the coding sequence ATGTCCAAAGAATTCGAAGGAAAAGTAGCACTGGTAACGGGAGCTGCCTCTCCCATTGGTTTGGGAAGAGCAATCGCAAACCGAATCGCATCGCATGGTGCAAGTTTGGTGCTTGTTGATTTGAATCAGGAAAAAATTGAAGAAGCTGCAAGAGAAGTAGAAGCAAAATTTGGTGTGAAAGCAATTGGAGTTGCTTGTAACGTAACAAAGCCAGAAGACTGTGACGCTGCTATCAGCAAAACGAAAGAAGCTTTTGGAAAATTAGATTTTCTTGTGAACAACGCGGGAGTTTTGAAAGACAATCTTCTCATTCGTATGTCTGAACAAGAATATGACTTTGTAATGGATGTAAACTGTAAGGGAGTTTTCCTTATGACTAAATCCGCAAGTAAACTCATTCTAAAATCTGACTCTGGTCGAATCGTAAACATTTCTTCAGTTTCTGGATTAACAGGCCAACCTGGCCAAGCAAACTACTCCACTTCCAAAGCGGGTGTGATTGCGTTAACTAAAGTTTCTGCTCGTGAATTTTCTGGAAGAAACGTTCTAGTAAATGCAGTTTGCCCTGGATACGTGCAAACAGAAATGACAGGAACTCTTTCTAAAGAAGTACAAGACAAGTTGACAGATCCTTCTGTAATCCCACTCAAACGTCCGGGAAAACAAGAAGAGATTGCATCTGCTGTGAAATTTTTCTTAAGCAATGATGCATCTTATATCACTGGAACTTACCTCCGTGTAGACGGTGGTGCGGCTATCGGGATGTAG
- the purB gene encoding adenylosuccinate lyase: protein MIDRYSHPEISAIWELENKFKIWTDIEIYACEARANRGEVPKEDLETIKQKAKFNVDEILEIESKVHHDVIAYLTNLNSYIGPAGRHVHFGLTSSDVGDTALCVQMVQAMDLLIQRTETLLETTKEKAKEYKDLPCIGRSHGIHAEPMTLGLKFALFYAEMTRNLDRMKDARAQIAVGKLSGAVGTYSNIDLEIEEYVLTKLGLTVDPIATQVISRDRHAFYMSVLGVVAASLDRMATEIRLLQKTEGREVEEPFAKGQKGSSAMPHKRNPVVCERISGISRVIRSNVNVGLQNVGLWHERDISHSSAERIVLPDSTIALDYILEKMNFVLKGLHVYPDATERTLNVTRGLIFSQKVLLWLIEKGGISREDAYLIVQENAMAVWADQSKNLRDLLKQDPRCSAILKESDLDEIFQIKPYLERIPLIFKRLGIID, encoded by the coding sequence ATGATCGATCGTTACAGCCATCCAGAGATTTCTGCCATCTGGGAATTAGAGAACAAATTTAAAATTTGGACAGATATTGAAATTTATGCCTGCGAAGCCCGCGCCAACCGCGGAGAAGTTCCCAAAGAGGACCTAGAAACCATCAAACAAAAGGCTAAATTCAACGTGGATGAAATTCTAGAAATAGAATCTAAAGTTCACCATGATGTAATCGCCTATTTGACTAACTTAAACTCTTATATAGGACCAGCAGGCCGTCATGTTCACTTTGGACTGACATCCAGTGACGTTGGTGACACTGCACTTTGTGTGCAAATGGTACAAGCGATGGACCTTCTCATCCAACGCACCGAAACGCTTTTAGAAACAACAAAAGAAAAAGCAAAAGAGTACAAAGACCTTCCTTGTATCGGACGTTCTCATGGAATCCATGCAGAACCAATGACACTTGGACTGAAGTTTGCTCTCTTTTATGCTGAGATGACTCGTAACCTAGATCGGATGAAAGATGCTAGGGCTCAAATTGCCGTAGGTAAATTGTCTGGGGCTGTCGGAACTTATTCCAATATTGATTTAGAAATTGAAGAATACGTTTTAACCAAACTTGGATTAACCGTTGATCCGATTGCTACTCAAGTCATCTCACGTGACCGTCATGCTTTTTATATGTCCGTACTTGGTGTGGTTGCAGCGAGTTTGGATCGTATGGCAACAGAAATCCGTCTTTTACAAAAAACAGAAGGACGTGAAGTAGAAGAACCATTTGCCAAAGGCCAAAAAGGATCTTCGGCGATGCCTCACAAACGAAATCCTGTGGTTTGCGAAAGAATTTCTGGGATCTCCCGAGTCATTCGTTCGAACGTAAACGTAGGTTTACAAAACGTAGGACTTTGGCATGAAAGGGACATTTCTCACTCATCTGCCGAACGAATTGTCCTTCCTGACTCCACCATCGCACTCGATTATATTTTGGAAAAAATGAACTTTGTTTTAAAAGGCCTTCATGTATATCCAGATGCCACCGAACGTACATTAAACGTAACTCGTGGACTTATCTTCTCACAAAAAGTATTGTTGTGGTTGATTGAAAAAGGTGGAATCTCAAGAGAAGATGCTTACCTCATCGTTCAAGAAAATGCAATGGCAGTATGGGCAGACCAATCCAAAAATCTTCGCGACCTCTTAAAACAAGATCCAAGATGTTCTGCCATCCTCAAAGAAAGTGACCTGGATGAAATTTTCCAAATCAAACCATATTTGGAAAGAATTCCGCTCATCTTTAAACGATTGGGAATTATCGATTGA
- a CDS encoding class I SAM-dependent methyltransferase: MAEKQNVIQRLVGKGLYPSQMAWMLLLPFRNLYLSPAKLANRLDLKDDSIVLELGCGPGYFSPFIAKRIPKGKLYLADIQPEMLEKARSRMNRKGIKNVELSLTEKDSLPFPDNHFDKIYLVTVLGEISDPNSYAKEMFRVLKTNAIVSISEQAGDPDSLSLANVEKILLPTGLRLNRVFGKGRTYTANFIKI, encoded by the coding sequence ATGGCCGAAAAACAAAATGTGATTCAAAGATTAGTCGGTAAGGGATTGTATCCTTCGCAAATGGCATGGATGTTACTTCTTCCATTCCGAAACCTATACTTATCACCAGCGAAACTAGCAAATCGATTGGATCTTAAAGATGATTCTATCGTTTTGGAACTCGGATGTGGACCTGGATATTTTAGCCCCTTCATTGCCAAAAGAATTCCAAAAGGAAAACTTTATCTTGCAGACATTCAGCCAGAAATGCTTGAAAAAGCACGAAGCCGGATGAACCGAAAAGGGATAAAAAATGTAGAATTATCACTTACTGAAAAGGATTCTCTTCCTTTTCCTGATAATCATTTTGATAAGATTTATCTTGTTACGGTTCTTGGAGAAATTTCAGATCCTAACAGTTATGCAAAGGAAATGTTTAGAGTGTTAAAAACAAATGCAATTGTTTCAATATCTGAACAAGCTGGTGACCCGGACTCCCTATCCCTCGCAAACGTTGAAAAGATTCTGTTACCAACTGGATTGCGTCTAAACCGAGTATTCGGAAAAGGCAGGACATACACTGCCAACTTTATCAAAATTTAA